The following coding sequences lie in one Polynucleobacter necessarius genomic window:
- the atpG gene encoding F0F1 ATP synthase subunit gamma, translating into MAGTKEIRSKIKSVQNTRKITKAMEMVAASKMRRAQERMRNARPYAEKIREIVANLSKANPEYRPAYMATREVKKVGTILVTTDKGLCGGLNTNVLRLIANQVRDLQEKNVDIEYTAIGSKGLQFLNRSKAKLISQTIQIGDTPHLDVLIGAITAQLEAFERGEIDAVYLAYTRFVNAMKQEPVLEKLLPLEPAALTPKDKSGPSWDYIYEPDAESILNGLLKRYVEAMIYQAVAENMASEQSARMVSMKAASDNAKNVIGELQLDYNKTRQAAITKELSEIVGGAAAV; encoded by the coding sequence ATGGCCGGCACAAAAGAGATACGATCAAAGATCAAGAGCGTGCAAAACACGCGCAAGATCACGAAGGCAATGGAGATGGTCGCCGCATCCAAGATGCGTCGCGCCCAGGAGCGCATGCGTAATGCGCGTCCATATGCTGAAAAAATTCGTGAAATTGTTGCCAATCTTTCTAAAGCAAATCCTGAGTACCGCCCTGCTTACATGGCTACTCGTGAAGTAAAGAAAGTTGGCACAATCTTGGTTACTACAGACAAAGGTTTATGCGGCGGTTTAAATACCAACGTATTACGTTTGATTGCTAACCAAGTGCGCGACTTGCAAGAAAAGAATGTTGATATTGAGTACACCGCAATTGGTTCAAAAGGCCTGCAATTTTTGAATCGCTCAAAAGCAAAACTCATTTCTCAAACAATTCAAATTGGCGATACCCCTCATTTGGATGTTTTGATTGGCGCAATTACTGCTCAATTGGAAGCGTTTGAAAGAGGAGAGATTGATGCGGTTTATTTGGCATACACCCGCTTTGTAAATGCAATGAAACAAGAGCCTGTTTTGGAAAAGCTTTTGCCTTTGGAGCCTGCGGCTTTAACTCCAAAAGACAAATCTGGCCCATCTTGGGACTATATTTATGAGCCAGACGCTGAGTCCATTTTGAATGGCTTATTAAAGCGTTATGTCGAAGCAATGATTTATCAAGCTGTTGCTGAAAATATGGCATCTGAGCAATCTGCACGAATGGTCTCAATGAAGGCCGCTTCAGATAACGCGAAGAATGTGATCGGCGAATTGCAATTGGATTACAACAAAACTCGACAAGCTGCTATTACCAAAGAGTTGTCAGAAATTGTTGGTGGGGCGGCTGCGGTTTAA